The following coding sequences lie in one Rutidosis leptorrhynchoides isolate AG116_Rl617_1_P2 chromosome 4, CSIRO_AGI_Rlap_v1, whole genome shotgun sequence genomic window:
- the LOC139840333 gene encoding zinc finger protein ZAT11-like — protein sequence MKRSREAELDSAITNMANCLMLLSKGPSEPYEESPSRVFECKTCNRQFPSFQALGGHRASHKKPRVNNEGDVTHGTNLVPTKAKSHECTICGLEFAIGQALGGHMRRHRASTTNENQPVQKVHSSIDHMVKNVNSRRVFTLDLNLTPLENDLEFRFGKVVPTTIELFI from the coding sequence ATGAAGAGATCTCGAGAAGCCGAGCTAGACTCGGCCATAACCAACATGGCTAATTGTTTGATGCTACTCTCGAAGGGACCCTCCGAACCATACGAAGAGTCACCTAGTCGAGTTTTCGAGTGTAAAACGTGTAATCGTCAGTTCCCATCTTTCCAAGCACTAGGTGGACATAGAGCTAGTCACAAGAAGCCTCGAGTCAATAACGAAGGTGACGTGACACATGGCACAAATTTGGTTCCTACAAAGGCCAAGTCACACGAGTGCACGATTTGTGGGCTAGAGTTTGCCATAGGGCAAGCGTTAGGCGGACATATGAGAAGGCATAGAGCGAGTACAACAAACGAGAACCAACCGGTTCAAAAGGTTCATTCGTCTATTGATCACATGGTTAAAAATGTTAATAGTCGAAGAGTTTTTACTTTGGATTTAAACTTAACACCTTTAGAGAATGATTTGGAGTTTCGATTTGGGAAGGTGGTTCCAACCACAATTGAATTATTTATATGA